Proteins encoded by one window of Streptococcus suis S735:
- a CDS encoding ribonuclease HII yields MATIKEVTALLAQVDSLDSPVWDQLAQDERAGVQAAIKKRRKELEKEAVEDARLEAMLFYEKSLYENGVEFIAGIDEVGRGPLAGPVVAAAVILPKGCKIRYLNDSKKIPKSKHEAIYQEVMERAVAVGVGIKDAALIDEVNIYEATKLAMLEALGKLSQKPDHLLIDAMKLDTPIPQTSIIKGDANSLSIAAASIVAKVTRDKMMADYDKEFSGYGFAKNAGYGTTEHLEGLNKLGITPIHRKTFEPIKSMVAGGN; encoded by the coding sequence ATGGCAACGATTAAGGAAGTGACAGCTCTGCTGGCCCAGGTAGACAGTCTGGACAGTCCAGTCTGGGACCAACTGGCTCAGGATGAGCGAGCAGGGGTCCAGGCTGCTATCAAGAAACGCCGTAAGGAGCTGGAAAAAGAAGCGGTAGAAGATGCCCGCTTAGAAGCTATGCTATTCTACGAAAAATCCCTTTATGAAAATGGGGTGGAGTTCATCGCTGGTATCGACGAAGTCGGCCGGGGACCTCTAGCAGGTCCTGTGGTGGCAGCGGCGGTTATCTTGCCTAAAGGGTGCAAAATCCGCTACCTCAACGACTCCAAGAAAATCCCCAAGTCCAAGCATGAAGCAATCTACCAAGAGGTTATGGAGCGAGCGGTGGCAGTCGGTGTGGGAATAAAAGATGCAGCTCTCATCGACGAGGTCAACATCTATGAGGCAACCAAGTTAGCCATGCTGGAGGCTTTGGGGAAATTAAGCCAGAAACCTGACCACTTGCTCATAGACGCCATGAAGTTGGATACGCCCATACCACAAACTTCCATCATCAAGGGAGATGCCAATAGCCTATCTATCGCAGCGGCCTCTATTGTAGCCAAGGTGACGCGGGATAAGATGATGGCGGACTATGACAAGGAGTTCTCAGGCTACGGCTTCGCCAAGAATGCTGGCTATGGAACGACAGAGCACTTGGAAGGCTTGAACAAGTTAGGCATCACGCCCATTCACCGTAAGACCTTTGAGCCCATTAAGTCTATGGTAGCAGGGGGAAACTAG
- the ylqF gene encoding ribosome biogenesis GTPase YlqF gives MAIIQWFPGHMSKARRQVQENIKHVDFVTILVDARLPLSSQNPMLTKIVGDKPKLMILNKVDLADPVRTKEWQSYFEGQGIRTLAINSKEQATVKKVTDAAKGLMKDKIERLRERGIQKETLRTMIIGIPNAGKSTLMNRLAGKKIAVVGNKPGVTKGQQWLKSNKDLEILDTPGILWPKFEDQEVGLKLALTGAIKDQLLPMDEVTIFGLDYFKANYPERLQERFKGMDLEQETPELIMDWTKKLGFRDDYDRFYNLFVKDVRDGRLGTYTLDRVSDLDGND, from the coding sequence ATGGCAATTATTCAATGGTTTCCGGGCCACATGTCAAAAGCTCGCAGGCAGGTGCAGGAGAACATCAAGCACGTTGATTTCGTGACCATTTTGGTCGATGCCCGTCTGCCCCTATCCAGCCAAAACCCCATGTTGACCAAGATTGTCGGAGACAAGCCCAAGCTCATGATTCTCAACAAGGTCGACTTAGCAGACCCTGTTCGTACCAAAGAATGGCAGAGCTACTTTGAAGGTCAAGGCATCCGTACCCTTGCCATCAACTCAAAAGAGCAAGCGACGGTGAAAAAGGTGACCGACGCAGCCAAGGGTCTGATGAAAGACAAGATTGAACGCCTCCGCGAGAGAGGTATTCAAAAAGAAACCTTGCGGACCATGATCATCGGTATTCCAAACGCTGGAAAATCCACCCTCATGAACCGTCTGGCTGGTAAGAAAATCGCCGTTGTTGGCAACAAACCAGGTGTGACGAAGGGCCAACAGTGGCTCAAATCCAACAAGGACCTTGAAATCCTTGATACACCTGGGATACTCTGGCCTAAATTTGAGGACCAGGAAGTTGGACTTAAGTTGGCTCTGACAGGAGCCATTAAGGATCAGCTCTTGCCTATGGATGAAGTGACTATTTTTGGTTTGGACTACTTCAAAGCCAACTACCCAGAACGTCTACAAGAGCGATTTAAGGGGATGGATTTGGAGCAGGAAACACCTGAACTCATCATGGACTGGACCAAGAAATTGGGCTTTCGTGATGATTATGACCGTTTTTACAACCTCTTTGTCAAGGACGTTCGGGACGGTCGCTTGGGTACTTATACATTAGACAGGGTGAGTGACTTAGATGGCAACGATTAA
- the trhA gene encoding PAQR family membrane homeostasis protein TrhA yields MNPSLKLSLQLSFGEEVANSVTHAVGALLMLVLLPVTAIHSYQDYNLTAVIGMSIFVISLFLMFLSSSIYHSMPYASTHKYILRIIDHSMIYIAIAGSYTPVALSLVGGWLGYLIVGLQWGLTIFGILYKIFAKKINEKFSLFLYLFMGWLVVFILPAILQKTGMAFGILMLAGGLSYTIGALFYAKKKPYFHMIWHLFILLASALQYIAIVYFML; encoded by the coding sequence ATGAATCCTAGTTTGAAATTGAGCCTGCAACTATCCTTTGGAGAGGAGGTTGCTAACAGTGTCACACATGCAGTCGGAGCCCTGCTTATGTTGGTCTTGCTCCCCGTTACTGCTATTCATTCCTATCAAGATTATAACCTGACCGCTGTGATTGGTATGTCCATCTTTGTCATCAGCCTATTTCTCATGTTCCTATCCTCTTCCATCTACCACTCCATGCCCTATGCTTCTACTCACAAATACATCCTGAGGATTATTGACCATAGCATGATTTACATTGCCATCGCTGGAAGCTACACACCTGTTGCCCTTTCCTTGGTCGGTGGTTGGCTAGGTTATCTGATTGTAGGTTTACAATGGGGATTAACTATTTTTGGTATTCTCTACAAAATATTTGCCAAAAAAATCAATGAAAAATTCAGCCTTTTCCTCTATCTCTTTATGGGCTGGTTGGTGGTCTTTATCCTGCCAGCCATTCTGCAAAAGACTGGAATGGCATTTGGCATTCTCATGCTGGCTGGTGGATTATCTTATACTATTGGAGCCCTCTTCTATGCCAAGAAAAAGCCCTACTTCCACATGATTTGGCATCTCTTTATCCTACTGGCTTCGGCACTTCAGTATATCGCCATTGTCTACTTTATGTTATAA
- a CDS encoding uracil-DNA glycosylase: protein MEHSAWHELIKAQLPEHYFGKINQFLDHVYAGGTIYPPREKVFAAIQTTDLEEVKVVILGQDPYHGPGQAQGLSFSVPNSVPAPPSLQNILKELTDDIGVKQDHDLTAWAEQGVLLLNACLTVPAGQANGHAGQIWEPFTDAVIKVVNSLDQPVVYILWGAYARKKKALITNPKHLVIESAHPSPLSAYRGFFGSKPFSQANAYLTSQGRTGIDWLR from the coding sequence ATGGAACATTCAGCTTGGCACGAATTGATAAAGGCACAGTTGCCAGAGCATTATTTTGGTAAAATTAATCAGTTTTTAGATCATGTTTATGCTGGTGGAACCATTTATCCGCCTCGTGAGAAGGTATTTGCTGCCATTCAAACAACGGATTTGGAAGAGGTTAAAGTAGTTATTTTGGGACAGGATCCCTATCACGGACCTGGTCAGGCACAGGGCTTGTCATTTTCTGTTCCGAACTCGGTACCAGCTCCGCCATCTCTTCAAAACATTTTAAAAGAATTGACGGATGATATTGGCGTCAAACAAGATCATGATTTGACAGCATGGGCGGAACAAGGTGTGCTTTTGCTCAATGCTTGTTTAACTGTTCCAGCAGGTCAGGCAAATGGACATGCAGGGCAAATCTGGGAGCCTTTTACGGACGCTGTTATTAAGGTGGTCAATAGCTTAGACCAGCCTGTTGTCTATATTCTTTGGGGTGCTTATGCTCGCAAGAAAAAGGCGTTGATAACCAATCCAAAACATCTGGTTATCGAATCTGCTCATCCAAGCCCTCTTTCAGCCTATCGAGGTTTCTTCGGAAGCAAGCCCTTCTCACAAGCAAATGCCTACTTGACTTCACAAGGCAGAACAGGAATTGATTGGCTGCGATAG
- a CDS encoding FAD-dependent oxidoreductase, with translation MKIIIVGGVAGGMSAATRLRRLMENAEIIVFEKGPYVSFANCGLPYYISGEIAEHDSLLLQTPESLKQRFNLDVRPFHEVISIDAEQQTVTVKTPTGELIESYDKLILSPGAKPVIPNLSGIEEANNLFTLRNVPDLDKIMIKLDQIKSGHVVVIGAGFIGLEMAENLALKGWKVMLVEQAPHVLPTFDLEMARYVEAELTNKGVEVITGQSVTAFHEKGQVLELSNGQTLSSDVTILSVGVAPDSQLAKDAGVELGLRGGILVDQNYQTSQKNIYAVGDAIVVKQEITGQDALISLASPANRQGRQVADVIAGLDRKNKGSIGTAIVKVFDLAAASTGLSERAVQSLGYKHAVVHTTGKDHAGYYPGATDIVLKLIFSPTDGKIFGAQAVGQKGIDKRIDVLATAIKAGLTIFDLPELELTYAPPFGSAKDPVNMIGYAAMNIAEGISQNIQWYQLDDELATGKVLLDVRNPGEVANGQFREFIHIPLDQLRERIGELDASKEYIVSCHSGLRSYIAERILKENGFIVKNLDGAYSLYKMTLPKNIIQP, from the coding sequence ATGAAAATAATTATTGTAGGTGGTGTCGCTGGCGGTATGTCAGCAGCTACTCGTCTCCGTCGTTTGATGGAAAATGCTGAAATCATCGTTTTTGAGAAAGGACCTTATGTTTCCTTTGCCAACTGCGGTTTACCTTATTACATTTCTGGAGAAATAGCAGAGCATGACAGTTTATTGCTTCAAACGCCAGAAAGTTTGAAACAACGCTTTAATCTAGATGTCCGCCCCTTCCATGAAGTCATTAGTATCGATGCTGAGCAGCAAACTGTAACAGTCAAAACGCCTACTGGTGAGTTGATTGAAAGCTACGACAAACTAATCTTATCACCCGGCGCCAAGCCTGTCATTCCAAATCTATCTGGTATTGAAGAAGCAAACAATCTCTTTACTCTTCGGAACGTACCTGATTTGGACAAGATTATGATTAAACTAGACCAGATCAAGTCTGGTCATGTTGTGGTAATTGGTGCAGGTTTTATCGGTCTGGAAATGGCGGAAAACTTAGCTTTAAAAGGCTGGAAGGTCATGCTTGTCGAACAAGCTCCCCATGTTTTACCTACTTTTGACTTAGAAATGGCACGATATGTGGAAGCAGAGCTAACCAATAAAGGTGTCGAGGTTATCACTGGGCAGTCTGTTACTGCTTTTCATGAAAAAGGACAGGTTCTAGAATTGTCTAACGGACAAACCTTGTCATCTGATGTGACCATTCTCTCAGTCGGAGTTGCTCCCGACAGTCAACTAGCCAAAGATGCTGGAGTTGAGTTAGGTCTCCGTGGTGGTATTCTCGTAGACCAAAACTACCAAACTAGTCAGAAGAATATTTATGCTGTTGGTGATGCTATTGTTGTTAAACAAGAAATTACAGGTCAAGATGCCTTGATTTCACTGGCTTCTCCTGCTAACCGTCAGGGAAGACAGGTAGCTGATGTCATTGCTGGACTTGATAGAAAAAACAAAGGATCTATTGGAACAGCTATCGTAAAAGTCTTTGACCTAGCTGCCGCTTCAACTGGTTTAAGCGAACGTGCTGTTCAATCACTCGGCTATAAACATGCCGTCGTTCATACAACTGGAAAAGACCATGCAGGTTATTATCCTGGTGCGACTGATATTGTTTTAAAACTCATTTTCTCACCGACTGATGGAAAAATTTTCGGAGCGCAAGCCGTCGGTCAAAAAGGTATTGATAAGCGGATTGATGTCCTTGCCACTGCTATCAAGGCTGGACTGACAATTTTTGATTTACCAGAGCTAGAATTGACTTACGCTCCGCCATTTGGCTCTGCCAAAGACCCTGTCAATATGATTGGCTACGCTGCTATGAACATCGCAGAAGGGATTAGCCAAAACATCCAGTGGTATCAACTAGACGACGAGTTAGCTACTGGTAAAGTTCTATTAGATGTCCGCAATCCTGGTGAGGTCGCAAATGGGCAATTCAGAGAATTCATTCACATTCCTTTGGACCAACTCCGTGAGCGAATTGGAGAACTGGATGCTTCAAAAGAATACATTGTCAGCTGCCATAGTGGACTGCGTTCTTATATTGCCGAACGTATCTTAAAAGAAAATGGTTTTATAGTTAAAAACCTAGATGGAGCCTATTCACTTTATAAGATGACATTGCCTAAAAATATTATCCAACCATAA
- a CDS encoding Maf family protein, whose product MQTVFQYQKEGDCEQISSYVLLSNSPRRKQLLGFLQPQIASVEVDERGIEEHFMKQFATDDFLTRAAKTCCEISKAKSDMDLVTGHLYISADTIVVSDGQIFNKPQDLTEAETMLRSYFGKSHHVVTSVCLRTRHSLDVFYTVAQIDFVDYYPALEEVIQSYIREKQPLDKAGAYGIQELDPRFVAGISGDIHTIIGLPVAEVSCRIFSEEGFEN is encoded by the coding sequence ATGCAAACTGTATTTCAATATCAAAAAGAGGGGGATTGTGAGCAGATTAGTTCTTACGTTCTGCTTAGCAACTCCCCACGTCGTAAACAATTATTGGGATTTTTACAACCACAAATCGCATCAGTTGAAGTGGATGAGCGTGGTATCGAAGAACATTTTATGAAACAATTCGCTACAGATGATTTTCTCACTCGAGCTGCAAAAACCTGTTGTGAAATTTCCAAAGCCAAATCGGACATGGATTTGGTAACTGGTCATCTCTACATTTCTGCGGATACAATCGTAGTGTCAGATGGGCAAATTTTTAACAAGCCTCAAGATTTGACAGAAGCTGAAACCATGTTACGTTCCTATTTTGGAAAGAGTCATCACGTTGTTACATCTGTCTGCCTACGGACAAGACACTCACTGGATGTTTTTTATACGGTTGCACAGATTGATTTTGTCGACTATTATCCAGCCCTTGAAGAGGTTATTCAATCATATATCCGTGAAAAGCAGCCACTCGACAAGGCAGGTGCCTATGGTATTCAGGAGCTGGATCCACGCTTTGTAGCAGGTATTTCTGGGGATATTCACACCATTATTGGTCTACCTGTAGCAGAAGTTTCCTGCAGGATTTTTTCTGAAGAAGGTTTTGAAAATTAG
- a CDS encoding dihydroorotase, which translates to MLLVKNGRVLDPQSSLDKVCDILMDGSKIVKIAESISEDVEQEVIDATGLVVAPGLVDVHVHFREPGQTHKEDIHTGALSAAAGGFTSVVMMANTSPTISNIETLKEVLDSAKKEAIHIYSVATITDHFDGQNLTDFPALLEAGAVAFSDDGIPLTNAGVVRKAMKLAKEQGCLISLHEEDPDLNGVLGLNEQVAEKHFHVCGATGVAEYSMVARDVMIAYETGARVHIQHLSKAESVKVVEFVQGLGANVTAEVAPQHFSRTEELLLTKGANAKMNPPLRLESDRLAVIDGLKSGVISVIATDHAPHHPDEKNVEDLTQAPSGMTGLETSLSLGLTHLVEEGHLTLVQLLEKMTINPAKLYGLDAGYLAENGPADLVIFDPNANRLVTADFASKSANSPFVGDSLKGQVLYTIANGQIVFGK; encoded by the coding sequence ATGTTATTAGTGAAAAATGGTCGAGTATTGGATCCGCAATCCAGTTTAGACAAGGTTTGCGACATCTTGATGGACGGAAGTAAGATTGTTAAGATTGCGGAGTCGATTTCAGAAGATGTTGAGCAAGAAGTGATTGATGCGACAGGATTAGTCGTTGCTCCTGGTTTGGTTGATGTTCATGTGCATTTTCGGGAGCCAGGTCAGACCCATAAAGAAGATATTCATACAGGAGCTCTTTCTGCAGCAGCGGGTGGTTTTACTTCTGTTGTCATGATGGCTAACACTAGTCCGACGATTTCAAATATTGAAACCTTAAAAGAAGTATTGGATTCTGCTAAAAAAGAAGCCATCCATATTTATAGTGTGGCAACCATTACAGATCATTTCGATGGGCAAAATCTGACCGATTTTCCTGCTTTGCTAGAAGCTGGAGCGGTGGCCTTTTCGGACGATGGTATTCCTTTGACAAATGCTGGCGTGGTTAGAAAAGCTATGAAATTAGCCAAAGAGCAGGGCTGTCTCATCAGTCTGCATGAAGAAGACCCTGACCTGAATGGTGTCTTGGGACTCAACGAGCAAGTAGCTGAAAAACATTTTCATGTTTGTGGAGCAACAGGCGTAGCAGAATACAGTATGGTCGCTCGCGATGTCATGATTGCCTATGAAACGGGTGCGCGTGTTCATATCCAGCATCTATCCAAAGCCGAGTCGGTCAAGGTGGTTGAATTTGTTCAAGGTCTCGGAGCAAACGTCACGGCAGAAGTAGCACCCCAACATTTTTCACGAACAGAAGAATTACTTCTAACAAAAGGTGCCAATGCTAAAATGAATCCGCCACTACGATTAGAAAGTGATCGCTTGGCTGTGATTGATGGGTTGAAATCTGGTGTTATCTCTGTCATTGCGACGGACCATGCACCTCATCACCCAGATGAGAAAAATGTAGAGGACCTTACGCAAGCTCCTTCAGGAATGACAGGCTTGGAAACTTCGCTTTCACTTGGTTTGACGCATCTGGTGGAAGAAGGGCATCTGACACTCGTACAATTGTTGGAGAAAATGACCATTAATCCAGCCAAGCTCTATGGTCTTGATGCTGGCTATCTTGCTGAAAATGGCCCAGCCGATCTTGTTATTTTTGACCCAAATGCAAATCGGTTGGTCACAGCGGATTTTGCCTCGAAGTCTGCAAATTCTCCGTTTGTTGGTGATAGTCTGAAAGGACAGGTCCTTTACACCATTGCAAATGGACAAATAGTATTTGGTAAATAG
- a CDS encoding YkgJ family cysteine cluster protein has product MTVDIERYKQLAQQKQGEHRKFLANLKKKTPKNLDRIVQDIHAEVFSEIDCTECANCCKTLGPLFTEADITRIAKHLRMKLPVFEDMYLRMDEDGDKVFQSMPCPFLGGDNLCSIYDARPKACREFPHTDRKKIYQINNLTIKNTLICPAAYLFVEKLRERI; this is encoded by the coding sequence ATGACCGTCGACATTGAAAGATACAAGCAATTGGCCCAGCAGAAGCAAGGAGAACATCGAAAATTTCTAGCAAATTTGAAGAAGAAAACACCTAAAAATTTGGATAGAATTGTTCAAGATATTCATGCCGAAGTATTTTCTGAAATCGACTGTACAGAGTGTGCCAACTGTTGTAAAACATTGGGACCACTCTTTACAGAAGCAGATATTACCCGAATTGCCAAGCATTTGCGCATGAAACTTCCAGTTTTTGAGGATATGTATTTGCGTATGGATGAGGACGGAGATAAGGTATTTCAATCCATGCCCTGTCCCTTCCTTGGAGGCGATAATCTATGTAGTATCTATGATGCTCGTCCCAAAGCCTGTCGAGAATTTCCACATACTGACCGCAAGAAGATTTATCAAATCAACAATTTAACAATAAAAAATACTCTGATTTGTCCCGCAGCCTATCTCTTTGTCGAAAAGTTACGGGAGAGAATTTAA
- a CDS encoding YdcF family protein, whose amino-acid sequence MTVFFWLFLAAIGLFALVYFWERRSIFISLFALNILVWALAWIISTGILEYNEILRLLAIAVAMVLFLALLSGPFVLLFTLYLNGFQILKREGVRFHNFLSMGLAVALTFYLFIAPFVVQSLSAISFFNMVFVYVGFFVSYAIIISMLYTMSSFVNLVNFFPGKLDYVVVLGAGLIGDKVTPLLASRIEKGIAIYQKQPGSKLIMSGGQGPDELIAEGQAMANYALEKGVPAEDILIENQSTNTEENLKFSYALMKPGSRFALVTNYYHVFRALLLARQLRIKCIGYGAKTKFYFSLNAFIREFVGYVVMSRKAHLVFLSIVSALYLIGVIISLMH is encoded by the coding sequence TTGACAGTCTTTTTCTGGTTATTTTTAGCGGCTATCGGTCTGTTTGCTCTTGTCTATTTCTGGGAGCGGCGGTCGATTTTTATCTCACTGTTTGCTTTGAACATCCTCGTCTGGGCTTTAGCATGGATTATCTCAACAGGCATTCTCGAATACAATGAAATCTTGCGCTTGCTGGCTATAGCAGTGGCTATGGTGCTCTTTTTAGCCTTGTTAAGTGGTCCATTTGTCTTGCTTTTCACACTTTATCTAAATGGTTTTCAAATTTTGAAGAGAGAAGGGGTTCGCTTCCATAATTTCCTATCCATGGGACTGGCGGTAGCCTTGACTTTCTATCTCTTCATCGCTCCCTTTGTGGTTCAATCTCTATCAGCCATCAGCTTTTTCAATATGGTGTTTGTGTACGTTGGTTTTTTTGTGTCCTATGCCATTATCATCAGCATGCTCTATACCATGTCTAGCTTTGTCAATTTGGTCAATTTTTTCCCAGGCAAGCTTGATTATGTAGTGGTCTTGGGAGCAGGTCTGATTGGTGACAAGGTAACGCCACTTTTGGCTTCGCGGATTGAAAAAGGCATAGCGATCTACCAGAAACAGCCTGGCAGCAAGCTCATCATGTCAGGCGGACAAGGTCCTGATGAACTCATAGCAGAAGGACAGGCAATGGCAAATTATGCCTTGGAGAAAGGAGTGCCTGCTGAAGACATTCTCATCGAAAACCAATCAACCAACACAGAAGAAAATTTGAAATTTTCCTATGCCCTGATGAAACCTGGCAGTCGATTTGCACTTGTAACCAATTACTATCACGTTTTCAGAGCTCTGCTATTGGCACGACAATTGAGAATCAAATGTATCGGCTACGGCGCAAAAACCAAATTTTACTTTAGCCTTAATGCCTTCATTCGGGAATTTGTAGGCTATGTAGTCATGAGCCGAAAGGCGCATTTGGTCTTTTTGAGCATCGTGTCAGCCCTTTACTTGATTGGAGTGATCATCAGTTTAATGCATTAA
- the nt5e gene encoding cell surface ecto-5'-nucleotidase Nt5e: protein MKKKKILLPVMSTLLLAPFVLAQQVQAAETTTAATTTNQPATTDATATVPATTDATATVPATTDATATVPATSVENVATEETVVPAAEETVEAVIIHTNDVHGRILEEKNVIGDAKAAAVIEEERAKVENTIVVDAGDAFQGLPISNSTKGEDRANIMNQVGYDAMAVGNHEFDFGMDQAIKYKETLNFPLLSANTYVNGARVFEASTIVDKTPTVVGDEFVVIGVTTPETATKTHPKNVEGVTFTDPVTEVNKVIDEVEARALADNRVYKNYIILAHLGVDSTTPVEWRGSTLAEALSKNSKLAGKRVIVIDGHSHTVEATTYGDNVTYNQTGSYLNNIGKVTLKSDKLLGEASLISAADTKNVTPNAKIAALVDEIKAKYEAENAQVVIENNPVELNGDRSNVRVRETNLGNAVTDAIYAYGQTGFSNKTSLAVTNGGGLRATIAKDQPVTKGDIIAVLPFGNIVSQITVTGQQIYDMFTKSLSSTLQVNPETGEMLLDENGMPLFEASGGFLHISGANVFYDPTLPVEERVLLIGILNPETGEYDALDLEKTYYLATNDFLAAGGDGYTMLGGAREEGPSMDSVFAEYLKTADLSAYEVVNPYSRIIPVNSSIDTDEDGYPDFIEILLDTDPENPASNPETVPAENTDSPSNQVQNTSATDKKAPVDSPKVGDKKTEVASPAKTTKAGVLPNTGDQMNLTLSLFGLGLAGLAVAVGRRKEN from the coding sequence ATGAAAAAGAAAAAAATCTTGTTGCCTGTAATGTCCACACTCTTGTTGGCGCCATTTGTTTTAGCTCAACAAGTACAAGCTGCTGAGACAACGACTGCAGCTACCACAACCAATCAGCCAGCAACGACTGATGCAACTGCTACGGTACCAGCAACGACTGATGCAACTGCTACGGTACCAGCAACGACTGATGCAACTGCTACGGTACCAGCAACGTCAGTTGAAAACGTAGCAACGGAGGAAACTGTTGTCCCTGCTGCGGAAGAAACAGTAGAGGCAGTCATTATCCACACAAACGACGTTCACGGTCGCATTCTTGAAGAAAAGAATGTCATCGGTGACGCTAAGGCTGCGGCAGTCATTGAAGAAGAACGTGCCAAAGTAGAAAATACAATTGTAGTAGATGCTGGTGATGCCTTCCAAGGACTTCCAATTTCCAACTCTACAAAAGGTGAAGACCGCGCCAATATCATGAACCAAGTCGGCTATGATGCAATGGCTGTTGGTAACCATGAATTTGACTTTGGGATGGATCAAGCAATCAAGTACAAGGAAACCTTGAACTTCCCGCTATTGAGTGCTAACACTTACGTTAATGGTGCTCGTGTTTTTGAAGCTTCAACTATTGTCGATAAAACTCCAACTGTTGTAGGCGATGAATTTGTAGTTATCGGTGTAACAACACCTGAAACTGCTACAAAAACCCATCCGAAAAATGTTGAGGGAGTAACATTTACCGACCCAGTCACAGAAGTCAATAAAGTGATTGACGAAGTGGAAGCGCGCGCTCTAGCAGATAATCGTGTTTACAAGAACTATATCATTCTAGCTCACCTAGGTGTCGATTCTACAACGCCTGTTGAATGGAGAGGTTCAACTCTTGCTGAAGCACTTTCTAAAAATAGTAAATTAGCTGGTAAACGTGTTATTGTTATCGACGGTCATTCCCACACGGTAGAAGCGACTACCTATGGAGATAACGTTACTTATAATCAAACAGGCTCTTACTTGAACAATATCGGTAAAGTAACCTTGAAATCCGATAAATTATTGGGTGAAGCTAGCTTGATTTCTGCTGCGGATACTAAAAATGTGACGCCAAATGCTAAAATCGCAGCCTTGGTTGATGAAATTAAAGCAAAATATGAAGCTGAAAATGCTCAAGTAGTTATTGAAAATAACCCAGTGGAATTAAACGGAGACCGCTCAAACGTGCGTGTTCGCGAAACCAACTTGGGGAATGCAGTGACGGATGCGATCTATGCTTATGGTCAAACAGGATTTTCAAACAAAACTAGCCTTGCTGTGACTAACGGTGGTGGTCTACGTGCAACAATTGCTAAAGATCAGCCTGTTACAAAAGGTGATATTATTGCAGTCTTGCCATTTGGTAACATTGTTTCTCAAATCACTGTGACTGGTCAGCAAATTTATGATATGTTTACCAAGTCTTTATCATCTACATTGCAAGTGAATCCAGAAACTGGCGAGATGCTTTTAGATGAAAATGGCATGCCGCTCTTTGAAGCTAGTGGTGGATTCCTACACATTTCAGGAGCAAATGTATTCTACGATCCAACTCTTCCTGTAGAAGAACGTGTTCTTCTTATCGGTATTCTTAATCCAGAGACTGGCGAATATGACGCCTTGGATCTTGAAAAAACGTACTATTTAGCAACAAATGACTTCCTTGCTGCTGGTGGTGATGGCTACACAATGCTTGGCGGAGCACGTGAAGAAGGTCCTTCAATGGACAGCGTCTTTGCTGAATACCTAAAGACAGCTGACTTATCAGCTTATGAGGTTGTCAACCCATATTCACGTATCATTCCTGTAAATTCAAGCATTGATACGGATGAAGATGGCTACCCAGACTTTATCGAAATTTTATTGGATACTGATCCAGAAAATCCAGCCTCAAATCCAGAAACTGTTCCAGCCGAAAATACGGATTCACCATCTAATCAAGTACAAAATACTTCAGCAACGGACAAGAAGGCCCCAGTTGATTCTCCGAAAGTAGGAGATAAAAAAACAGAAGTAGCAAGTCCAGCAAAAACTACAAAAGCAGGAGTCTTGCCAAATACTGGTGATCAGATGAATCTGACGCTCAGCCTGTTTGGTTTAGGTCTTGCAGGACTGGCCGTGGCAGTAGGTCGTAGAAAAGAAAATTAA
- a CDS encoding DUF1836 domain-containing protein has product MKQTIPYWHELPDLDLYLDQVLLYVNQVVNSQESLEQKSLYSMKINSSLGNEADDRTGVHQGKLITDNVDFRRVLTAAMINNYVKHKQLEKPVKKKYQKQQVARLIALTILKNVFSIQEISQTLNLLLQSSHSETLYNHFVDCMRNEENEETPDIIRYACQSVKLYYKTRQLTMELERSHHES; this is encoded by the coding sequence ATGAAACAGACCATTCCCTACTGGCATGAATTACCTGATTTAGATTTGTATTTGGACCAAGTTCTGCTGTATGTTAATCAAGTAGTCAATTCTCAGGAAAGCCTTGAACAGAAGAGTTTATACTCAATGAAAATCAACAGTAGCCTAGGAAACGAAGCTGATGATAGAACTGGGGTTCATCAAGGCAAGTTGATAACGGATAATGTTGATTTTCGAAGAGTATTGACTGCTGCTATGATTAACAATTATGTCAAGCACAAGCAACTTGAAAAACCGGTAAAGAAAAAATACCAGAAACAGCAAGTTGCCCGCTTGATTGCCTTGACTATCTTAAAAAATGTCTTTTCGATTCAAGAAATCAGTCAGACCTTAAATCTTCTTCTCCAATCGAGTCATTCAGAAACACTCTACAATCATTTTGTTGACTGCATGCGAAACGAGGAAAATGAAGAAACCCCTGACATCATTCGCTACGCTTGTCAATCTGTCAAACTTTACTACAAAACCCGTCAACTCACTATGGAGTTAGAAAGGAGTCACCATGAATCCTAG